One genomic segment of Maridesulfovibrio ferrireducens includes these proteins:
- a CDS encoding 1-acyl-sn-glycerol-3-phosphate acyltransferase, producing MIASATKRIAMSAIIWASSILLTILLFLVMLTLRAMTFPFDRKRKIQHAQCFWWSEIVIRINPYWNVAIEGLDNIDKDRTYVVVANHQSMADIAMLFQTRMQFKWIAKDSLFRVPFLGWCMSLAKHIRLKRSNLSSIRKAYREASIWIDNGMSVTFFPEGTRSETGDLGTFRNGAFKLALKKKVAVLPIAIQGTGGAIPKGKWIFNTSSTIRMTVLPALEPDDFQGDVRLLMDTAREAIRKAL from the coding sequence ATGATAGCCTCCGCTACAAAACGGATTGCCATGTCAGCAATCATATGGGCATCCTCCATATTACTTACGATACTGCTCTTTCTGGTCATGCTGACACTCAGAGCAATGACATTCCCTTTTGACAGAAAACGTAAAATTCAGCATGCGCAATGTTTCTGGTGGTCGGAAATAGTCATCCGCATAAACCCCTACTGGAACGTTGCAATCGAAGGTCTGGACAACATCGACAAGGATCGAACCTACGTCGTGGTGGCCAACCACCAATCCATGGCGGACATAGCCATGCTTTTTCAGACTCGCATGCAATTCAAATGGATAGCCAAGGATTCCCTGTTCCGGGTTCCTTTTCTGGGATGGTGCATGTCACTGGCAAAACACATCCGGCTCAAACGGTCCAACCTTTCAAGCATTCGCAAGGCTTACCGGGAAGCGTCAATCTGGATCGACAACGGGATGTCCGTAACGTTCTTCCCTGAAGGTACCCGTAGCGAAACCGGCGATCTGGGAACTTTCCGTAACGGAGCATTCAAGTTGGCACTGAAAAAAAAGGTGGCAGTTCTTCCCATCGCCATTCAGGGAACTGGCGGAGCAATACCCAAAGGGAAATGGATATTCAACACTTCCAGCACAATCCGCATGACTGTCCTTCCCGCTCTGGAGCCTGATGATTTTCAGGGTGATGTTCGGTTGCTGATGGATACAGCCCGCGAAGCAATCAGGAAGGCGCTATAA